A single window of Sphaerodactylus townsendi isolate TG3544 linkage group LG05, MPM_Stown_v2.3, whole genome shotgun sequence DNA harbors:
- the LOC125434036 gene encoding somatomedin-B and thrombospondin type-1 domain-containing protein-like, whose protein sequence is MPARPWWPVAVGLGWLLVAASGAEGGCAELGQCCPGRSLACVSSGWRPDGSHGPCFCDRACRDTLDCCHDYREVCPVASCVVSEWSEWSGCAEPCKATYRVRRRRVIQEPRNGGEACPTLEEKAGCLEYWNQQGQECKQSFIPALITTGGYGKARKKRAASNENERAGYCVEFQLLAITKGCLHGNSSYTHWMKYLSEGHIVCVECQHPALDSRSLHCSGDGSEAKKNQQLHWQAVGNPRCRGTWERVRQLDVCSCPSVHSFLFI, encoded by the exons ATGCCGGCGCGCCCCTGGTGGCCTGTGGCGGTGGGCTTGGGGTGGCTCCTGGTGGCCGCGTCGGGCGCCGAGGGCGGCTGTGCCGAGCTGGGCCAGTGCTGCCCGGGCAGGAGCCTGGCGTGCGTCAGCTCCGGCTGGAGACCCGACGGCTCGCACGGCCCCTGCTTCTGCGACCGCGCCTGCCGCGACACCTTGGACTGCTGCCACGACTACCGGGAGGTGTGTCCAG TGGCTTCTTGTGTGGTCTCCGAATGGAGTGAATGGAGCGGCTGTGCAGAGCCTTGCAAGGCGACCTATCGGGTTCGAAGGAGGCGTGTCATCCAGGAACCGAGAAACGGTGGGGAAGCCTGTCCCACTCTGGAGGAGAAGGCTGGCTGTTTGGAATACTGGAACCAGCAGGGGCAAGAATGCAAGCAGTCTTTCA TTCCAGCATTGATTACCACTGGAGGCTATGGGAAAGCAAGGAAGAAGCGTGCAGCGTCTAATGAAAATGAAAGAGCTGG GTACTGTGTTGAATTTCAGCTCCTGGCAATCACAAAAGGTTGTCTGCATGGGAATAGCTCGTACACTCACTGGATGAAATATCTCAGCGAAGGACACATTGTCTGTGTGGAGTGCCAGCATCCGGCTTTGGATTCCCGGAGTTTGCACTGCTCCGGAGATGGCAGTGAAGCCAAAAA GAACCAGCAACTACACTGGCAGGCAGTGGGAAACCCCAGATGCAGAGGAACCTGGGAGCGGGTTCGCCAGCTGGACGTTTGCTCCTGCCCTTCGGTTCACAGCTTCTTGTTCATCTGA